Proteins encoded together in one Microbacterium sp. ABRD28 window:
- a CDS encoding metal-sensitive transcriptional regulator: MRTADPEVQRRIVNRLRRARGQLDAVIAAVEQDKPCRDVITQLAAVGSAIDRAGFAIVSTAMKECLADPDAAFEDDGTTPEELEKLFMMLA; this comes from the coding sequence ATGCGCACCGCCGACCCCGAGGTCCAGCGCCGAATCGTCAACCGCCTGCGCCGCGCCCGCGGCCAGCTCGATGCGGTCATCGCCGCCGTCGAGCAGGACAAGCCCTGTCGTGACGTGATCACCCAGCTCGCGGCCGTCGGCAGCGCGATCGACCGTGCCGGATTCGCCATCGTCTCCACCGCGATGAAGGAATGCCTGGCCGACCCCGATGCCGCGTTCGAAGACGACGGCACCACGCCCGAAGAGCTGGAGAAGCTCTTCATGATGCTCGCCTGA
- a CDS encoding FAD-dependent oxidoreductase yields the protein MPQSPAPHRIVIVGGVAGGMSCAARARRLDESAEIIVLERGPHVSFANCGLPYYVGGEIADADKLLVQTPASLRAALNLDVRTDHDVTAVDTVAQTVTVMTADGVEEIHYDALVLSPGGQAVRPPLPGLDSPRVRTLRTVDDALALRDRVDAGARRAVVLGAGFIGLEAAEALAARGLAVSLVELADHVLPPLERELATLVADELVDLGVDLHIGVGANAVEHGTEHDVVVLTDGTRIDADLIVLSVGVRPDTAPFEAAGIVCDRGAIVVDEHGRTSAPRVWAVGDATAAVDAVTGGRRPIALAGPANRAGRLIADDILRPDSARAVPSSVGTAIVRVGSLAAALTGANRASLDAAGTRYRTLHLHPTQHAGYFPGAAQLHLIVHFREDDGLLLGAQAVGEDGVDKRIDVLATAIRSSLTVDDLIDLDLAYSPPYGAAKDPVNLVGMLGENVRTGQLRLWYADDLDEVLASALVLDVRTADEVATGHLPGALHIPHTELRARLAEVADAADGRPVRVMCASGVRSAIAYRVLVQAGFDAASLSGGILTLRAALGSRAADLLWVRSEPAAREEGVR from the coding sequence ATGCCCCAGAGTCCCGCCCCACACCGGATCGTCATCGTCGGAGGCGTCGCCGGCGGAATGAGCTGCGCCGCCCGCGCGCGACGGCTGGACGAGTCCGCCGAGATCATCGTGCTCGAGCGCGGCCCGCACGTCTCCTTCGCGAACTGCGGTCTGCCGTACTACGTCGGCGGAGAGATCGCCGATGCCGACAAGCTCCTCGTCCAGACTCCGGCCTCGCTTCGCGCCGCGCTGAACCTCGACGTGCGCACCGACCACGACGTCACGGCGGTCGACACCGTGGCGCAGACGGTCACCGTCATGACCGCCGACGGGGTCGAAGAGATCCACTACGACGCCCTCGTGCTCTCCCCGGGCGGGCAGGCGGTGCGTCCGCCGCTGCCGGGCCTCGACTCCCCGCGGGTGCGGACCCTCCGCACCGTCGACGACGCCCTGGCCCTCCGAGACCGCGTCGACGCCGGCGCACGCCGGGCGGTGGTGCTCGGCGCCGGGTTCATCGGGCTCGAAGCCGCCGAGGCGCTCGCCGCTCGGGGGCTCGCCGTCTCGCTCGTCGAACTCGCCGACCATGTGCTGCCGCCGCTCGAGCGGGAGCTTGCGACCCTCGTCGCCGACGAGCTCGTCGACCTCGGCGTCGATCTGCACATCGGGGTCGGCGCGAACGCGGTCGAGCACGGCACCGAGCACGACGTCGTCGTGCTGACCGACGGCACCCGCATCGACGCCGACCTCATCGTCCTGTCGGTGGGCGTTCGCCCCGACACCGCCCCCTTCGAGGCGGCCGGCATCGTGTGCGACCGGGGCGCCATCGTCGTCGACGAACACGGACGCACCTCTGCTCCGCGAGTCTGGGCGGTCGGTGACGCCACCGCCGCGGTCGATGCGGTCACCGGCGGCCGGCGTCCGATCGCCCTGGCGGGCCCGGCCAACCGCGCCGGTCGGCTCATCGCCGACGATATCCTCCGCCCCGATTCCGCGCGGGCGGTGCCCTCGTCGGTGGGCACGGCGATCGTGCGGGTCGGCTCTCTCGCCGCAGCCCTCACCGGCGCGAACCGCGCGTCGCTCGACGCCGCGGGCACGCGCTACCGCACCCTGCACCTGCACCCCACTCAGCACGCCGGCTACTTCCCGGGCGCCGCGCAGCTGCACCTCATCGTGCACTTCCGCGAGGACGACGGCCTGCTTCTGGGAGCGCAGGCGGTGGGGGAGGACGGCGTCGACAAGCGCATCGACGTCCTGGCCACCGCCATCCGCTCCTCTCTCACCGTCGATGACCTCATCGATCTCGACCTCGCCTACTCGCCGCCCTACGGTGCTGCGAAAGACCCGGTGAACCTCGTCGGCATGCTGGGTGAGAACGTCCGCACCGGTCAACTGCGCCTCTGGTACGCCGACGACCTCGACGAGGTGCTCGCCTCGGCGCTCGTGCTCGATGTGCGCACGGCTGACGAGGTCGCCACCGGTCATCTGCCCGGCGCGCTGCACATTCCGCACACGGAGCTGCGTGCTCGGCTGGCCGAGGTGGCGGATGCCGCCGACGGCCGTCCGGTCCGCGTGATGTGCGCGTCGGGGGTGCGGTCGGCGATCGCCTACCGTGTGCTCGTGCAGGCGGGCTTCGATGCCGCGTCGCTCTCGGGCGGCATCCTCACCCTGCGTGCGGCGCTCGGATCGCGCGCCGCCGATCTGCTGTGGGTCCGGTCCGAACCCGCCGCCCGTGAGGAAGGAGTCCGCTGA
- a CDS encoding DUF2975 domain-containing protein: protein MVLGIVTLQVFAVCVWRLLTMVRRDAVFTPAAFRYVDVIIGAVIAASVVTFAFAVVLRFGEAAPGIIGLISGFALVLAGMALLVVVMRMLLTQAIAREVEAGRLRAELDEVI, encoded by the coding sequence GTGGTCCTGGGGATCGTGACCCTCCAGGTCTTCGCCGTCTGCGTCTGGCGCCTCCTGACGATGGTGCGCCGCGACGCCGTGTTCACCCCGGCCGCGTTCCGCTACGTCGACGTGATCATCGGCGCGGTGATCGCGGCATCCGTCGTCACCTTCGCCTTCGCCGTCGTGCTCCGTTTCGGCGAGGCAGCCCCCGGAATCATCGGCCTCATCTCGGGCTTCGCCCTCGTGCTCGCCGGCATGGCCCTGCTGGTGGTGGTGATGAGGATGCTGCTGACGCAGGCCATCGCCCGCGAGGTCGAGGCGGGGCGGCTCCGCGCCGAGCTCGACGAGGTGATCTGA
- a CDS encoding helix-turn-helix transcriptional regulator produces MPIIVDIDVMLARRKMAVGTLADLIGITPANLAVLKNGRAKAVRFSTLDALCQALNCQPGDILRFEADGAGRPLSDGAPGREATP; encoded by the coding sequence ATGCCGATCATCGTCGACATCGACGTGATGCTCGCCCGGCGCAAGATGGCCGTCGGCACGCTTGCCGACCTCATCGGCATCACCCCCGCGAACCTCGCCGTCCTGAAGAACGGCCGGGCCAAGGCGGTGCGCTTCTCGACCCTCGATGCGCTCTGCCAGGCGCTGAATTGCCAGCCCGGCGACATCTTGAGATTCGAAGCCGACGGGGCGGGACGCCCACTCAGTGACGGGGCCCCGGGCCGCGAAGCCACTCCATGA